DNA from bacterium:
GACGCAGAGAGCCAGGTCCCGGCCGAGGGGGACGCCCAGGCGCCGGCCCAGGCGCAGCACCATCTCCGCGGTGCAGGGGGCCGAAGGGTCGATCCAGTCCAGGCCGGTATACCCCGGGTTGGAGACATGGTGATCGATGGCGGCCCGGACCGTCCCGGGTCCGATGAGGTCGAGGGCGCGGCCCAGGCGCGGGGGCGAGGGGGTGTCGAGAAAGAGGGCGACCTGGGGACGGAAGGGCAGCGGCCCCTGAAAAAGAATCTCGGAAGCGCCCGGGAGGAAGGCGAAATTGGGCGGGATCCGATCGGTGTTGAAGACCGCCGCCCGCTTGCCCAGCGCCCGCAGGACCAAGGCCATGGCCAGACTGGAACCGACGGCGTCGCCGTCGGGGTGGAGGTGGGAAGCCACCAGAAACGAGCGGTGCCCGTCAATCAGTTCCAGGAGTCTCTTCGGTATCCTCATCGTCGTCCGCGGGGAGCTGGCCGTCTTCCCGGCGCAGGCTGCCCAGCATCTCCTCGACTTTCATGGTGTAGGCGATGGAATCGTCCCGGTGGAAGAAGATCTTGGGGCTGTAGCGGAGACGGAGCGCGGACGCCAGTTCCCGCTGGATGAAGCTCCTGGCGCTCTCCAGCCCCTCGAGCGTCTTGGCGACCTCTTCCTCGCTTCCGTAGACGCTGACGTGGATGTGGGCGTTCTTCAGGTCGGGGGTGACGTCGACTCCCATCACGCTGACGAAACCGATCCGGGGGTCGCGGGCGCCCTTCCCGATGATCTCACCCACCACCCGCTGGATCTGATGTTCCACTCGCTGCTGGCGTCGGCTTTTCACTTCTCGTCGGGCCTCTTCGGCGGCGGGCCCCGGACGACGTTCCGCCGCCCGACGCCGACCCCTTACAGGCGCCGGGCCGTCCGGGTCACCTGGATCGACTGCAGGACGTCGCCGGCCTGGAAATCATGAAAATTGGCGAGCGCTATTCCGCATTCCTGCCCGCTGGTAACTTCCTCGACCGAATCCTTGAACCGCTTGAGCTGGGAAATCGTGTCCTCGGTTACCGTTTCGCCTTCGCGGCGGAGGCGGACCTTGGCCCCCTTGCGGAGTTTCCCCGATTCCACCCGGCAACCCGCGATCCGGCCCACCTTGGAGATTTTGAAGACCTCGAGGACGACGGCTTCCCCGGTCACGGACTCTTCCACGATCGGGGAGAGCATCCCTTCCAGGGCCAGCCGGATCTCGTCGACGGCTTCGTAGATGATATTGTAGAGCCGAACGTCCACCCCTTCCTGGCGGGCCAGTTGCCGCACCCGGGTGTCGATGCCGACGTGGAAACCGACCACCACCGCGTCCGAGGCGGAGGCCAGCATGATGTCGGATTCGCTGATGTCCCCGACGTCGGAGCGGATGATGTTCAGCGCCACTTCGCTGTCGGAGAGCTGGGCCAGGAGCGAGCCCAGGGCTTCGACCGAGCCCTGCACGTCGCCCTTGAGCAGGATGCGCATGTCCCGGGTGTGGCCCTCGGCCAGTTTCTGGAAAAAGTCCTCGAGCGTGGTCTTGCGCGCTTCTTCCTGGGCGCGGCGGCGGCTGCTTACCTTCAATTCCTCGGTGATCCGCCGGCCCTGGACCTCGTTCTCGACCCCGCGCAGGATGGCGCCGGCTTCGGGAACGTCGTTCAGCCCCAGGACTTCCACCGGCGTCGCCGGCCCCGCGGCCTTGACCGGCTGCCCCCGGTCGTCGAACATGGCCTTGACCTTGCCCGTGCATTCCCCGCAGACCACGGCCTGACCGACCTTGAGGGTTCCGTTCCGGACCAGGACGGTCGCCACCACGCCCCGTTTCCCCGAAAGCTTGGCCTCGACCACGATTCCCTCCACCGGGCCCTCGGGGTCGGCTTTCAGCTCCATGATCTCGGCCTGGAGCAGGAGCATTTCCAGAAGTTCGCTCAGCCCCTTCTTGGTCGTGGCCGAGACCTCGACGCAGAGGACCTCGCCCCCCATCCCCTCGGGAGCCAGGCCTTTTTCGACCAGCTGCATCTTGACCCGGTTGGGATCGGCCGCGGTCTTGTCGCATTTGTTGATGGCGACCACCACCGGGACGTCGGCGGCGCGGGCGTGGTCGATGGCCTCCAGGGTCTGGGGCATGATCCCGTCGTCGGCCGCCACCACCAGGACGACGATATCGGTCAGGTTCGCCCCCCGGGCGCGCATGGTGGTGAAGGCGGCGTGGCCGGGGGTGTCCAGGAAGACCACGCCGTGGCCGCCGGCGTCGACGCGGTAGGCCCCGATATGCTGGGTGATCCCCCCCGCTTCCTTGGCGGTGATCCGGGAGCGCCTGATGGCGTCGAGGATGGAGGTTTTGCCGTGGTCGATGTGGCCCATCAGGGTGACGACCGGCCCCCGGGGCTTGAGGTTCTCTTTCCGGGCCGCCGGCGCCGCGGCCGGGGCGGCCGGAGACGGGGGCGGAGGCGCCGCCTGGGCTTCGTCCTTATCCTTGACCGCGGTCTCGGAGACGAGTTCGTACCCGTAGTCGGCGGCCATGACCCCGGCCGTCTCCTCGTCCAGGAACTGGTTCAGGGAGGCGAAGATGCCGTTGTCCAGAAGCCGCTTGATCAGGATGTTGGGTTTGACGTCGATCACCTCGCACAACTGCTGGACCGTGACCGGGAACTTGACCGTCAGCCGCCGGGGCTGCTCCGGAGCTTCTTCGGGAGCGGCCTCTTCCGCGGCGGCGGGAGCGCCCGCTTCCTCCGCGGCCGGGGCGGACAGCTCCCGGCGCGCGATTTCGGCGTCATCGTCGGAGATCGAAGAAGAATGGGATTTTACCTCGATCCCCTTCGCCCGCAGCAGCTCCAGCAGTTCCTTGCTGCTGACCTCGAGTTCCCTGGCTAATTCGTATACTCTCATCTTTCTCCTGGGCGGTTAAGCGGTCTCGGCGCGGCCCCTGTCCTTCTTGTTCTTTTCCCGGGCCGCGACCGCGTCCCGGGCGGAAGCGATGATGCGCTCCGCCGTTTCCTCGTCCACCCCGGGAACGGCGAGAAGGTCTTCCTTGTCGGAGATGGCCAGCACCGGCACCCCGGTGAAGCCCGCTTCCACCAGCGCGCGGGCCAGGGCCGTGTCCACTTCGGGCAGGCGGGAAAGCGCCCCGATCGCGTCCTTGACGTCCTTGAGCACTTCTCCTTCCCGGTAGATGTCGATCTGCCACCCGGTCAGGCGGGAG
Protein-coding regions in this window:
- the rbfA gene encoding 30S ribosome-binding factor RbfA — translated: MKSRRQQRVEHQIQRVVGEIIGKGARDPRIGFVSVMGVDVTPDLKNAHIHVSVYGSEEEVAKTLEGLESARSFIQRELASALRLRYSPKIFFHRDDSIAYTMKVEEMLGSLRREDGQLPADDDEDTEETPGTD
- the infB gene encoding translation initiation factor IF-2, with protein sequence MRVYELARELEVSSKELLELLRAKGIEVKSHSSSISDDDAEIARRELSAPAAEEAGAPAAAEEAAPEEAPEQPRRLTVKFPVTVQQLCEVIDVKPNILIKRLLDNGIFASLNQFLDEETAGVMAADYGYELVSETAVKDKDEAQAAPPPPSPAAPAAAPAARKENLKPRGPVVTLMGHIDHGKTSILDAIRRSRITAKEAGGITQHIGAYRVDAGGHGVVFLDTPGHAAFTTMRARGANLTDIVVLVVAADDGIMPQTLEAIDHARAADVPVVVAINKCDKTAADPNRVKMQLVEKGLAPEGMGGEVLCVEVSATTKKGLSELLEMLLLQAEIMELKADPEGPVEGIVVEAKLSGKRGVVATVLVRNGTLKVGQAVVCGECTGKVKAMFDDRGQPVKAAGPATPVEVLGLNDVPEAGAILRGVENEVQGRRITEELKVSSRRRAQEEARKTTLEDFFQKLAEGHTRDMRILLKGDVQGSVEALGSLLAQLSDSEVALNIIRSDVGDISESDIMLASASDAVVVGFHVGIDTRVRQLARQEGVDVRLYNIIYEAVDEIRLALEGMLSPIVEESVTGEAVVLEVFKISKVGRIAGCRVESGKLRKGAKVRLRREGETVTEDTISQLKRFKDSVEEVTSGQECGIALANFHDFQAGDVLQSIQVTRTARRL